From Carettochelys insculpta isolate YL-2023 chromosome 22, ASM3395843v1, whole genome shotgun sequence, one genomic window encodes:
- the LOC142024727 gene encoding cytochrome P450 2A13-like encodes MLERSRRAGEQSSSQPAMDLLGAGTLFLVICLSCLLLLSTWRQRQGRGKMPPGPTPLPLLGNLLQVDLTNMRKSLMEISQSYGPVYTIHLGPRRVVVLCGYQAVKEALLDQAEEFSGRGGQATFDWIAQGYGVAFSNGERAKQLRRFSITTLRNFGVGKRSIEERILEEAHFLLEALRETKGLPFDPTYFLSRTVSNIISSVVFGDRFDYEDKEFHSLLYMITESFRFTATSWGQLYEMFSDTMRYLPGPQRAAFKQLAGLEQFIERKVKENLETLDPSAPRDFIDCFLVKMQQEKENPSSEFSMRNIVMTTFNVFFAGTETISTTLRYGFLILLKYPEIEEKIHQEIDRVIGRNRTPSMEDRSHMPYTDAVIHEFQRFCDVIPTGLARRVTRDTQFRGYTIPKGTEVYPVLGSVLFDPSQFSNPDTFDPGHFLDGNGQFKKSDAFVPFSIGKRYCFGEMLARMELFLFLTSILQNFRFRSPVAPEDIDISPKLVGFATLPRSYEICLIPR; translated from the exons ATGCTAGAGCGCAGCAGAAGGGCAGGAGAGCAAAGCAGTTCCCAGCCAGCCATGGACCTGCTGGGGGCCGGCACCCTCTTCCTGGTCATCTGCCtctcctgcctcctgctccttTCCACCTGGCGGCAAAGGCAGGGCCGGGGGAAGATGCCCCCAGGGCCCACCCCATTGCCCCTCCTGGGGAACCTGCTGCAGGTGGATCTCACGAACATGCGCAAGTCGCTGATGGAG ATCAGCCAGAGCTATGGCCCCGTCTACACCATCCACCTGGGCCCccggcgggtggtggtgctgtgTGGCTACCAGGCGGTGAAGGAAGCCCTGCTGGACCAAGCCGAGGAGTTCAGTGGCCGTGGGGGACAAGCCACCTTTGACTGGATCGCCCAGGGCTACG GAGTGGCCTTCAGCAACGGGGAGCGAGCCAAGCAGCTGCGCCGCTTCTCCATCACCACGCTGAGGAACttcggggtggggaagagaagcaTCGAGGAGCGGATCCTGGAGGAGGCTCACTTCCTGCTGGAAGCCTTGCGGGAAACCAAAG GTTTGCCCTTTGACCCCACCTACTTCCTGAGCCGCACCGTGTCCAACATCATCAGCTCGGTGGTCTTTGGGGACCGGTTTGACTACGAGGACAAAGAGTTCCACTCCCTGCTCTACATGATCACCGAGAGCTTCCGCTTCACCGCCACGTCCTGGGGGCAG CTCTACGAGATGTTCTCAGACACCATGCGCTACCTGCCTGGCCCCCAACGTGCTGCCTTCAAGCAGCTGGCGGGGCTAGAGCAATTCATCGAGAGGAAGGTGAAGGAGAACCTGGAGACCCTGGACCCCAGCGCCCCTCGGGATTTCATCGACTGCTTCCTGGTCAAGATGCAGCAG gaaaaggaaaatccTTCCTCTGAGTTTTCCATGAGGAACATCGTGATGACCACGTTCAACGTCTTCTTCGCGGGGACGGAGACGATCAGCACCACGCTGCGCTACGGCTTCCTCATCCTGCTGAAGTACCCCGAGATCGAAG AAAAGATCCACCAGGAGATCGACCGGGTGATCGGGCGGAACCGCACCCCCAGCATGGAGGACCGGAGCCACATGCCCTACACCGACGCCGTCATCCACGAGTTCCAGCGGTTCTGTGACGTCATCCCCACGGGGCTGGCGCGGCGCGTAACCCGGGACACCCAGTTCCGGGGCTACACCATTCCCAAG GGCACTGAGGTGTACCCCGTGCTGGGCTCTGTGCTCTTCGACCCCTCGCAGTTCAGCAACCCCGACACCTTCGACCCCGGCCACTTCTTGGACGGGAACGGCCAGTTTAAGAAGAGCGACGCCTTTGTGCCCTTCTCAATAG GGAAAAGGTATTGCTTCGGGGAGATGCTGGCGCGCATGgagctcttcctcttcctcaccagCATCCTGCAGAACTTCCGCTTCCGCTCCCCCGTGGCGCCCGAGGACATCGACATCTCCCCCAAGCTGGTCGGCTTCGCCACCCTCCCCCGCAGCTACGAGATCTGCCTGATCCCACGCTAG